The Ailuropoda melanoleuca isolate Jingjing chromosome 15, ASM200744v2, whole genome shotgun sequence genomic sequence TAAAAGACAAGAACAGTACAAAAAATGAAGGACGTTCCTTCAATCTGTTTGCCAAGTTCGTTTTCTCTTTgcactatttctttttaaaggagataaaaatccTGAAAGTCAGATGATGCCATAACCGCTTCTACTTGACAAAGTGCCAAAAGAGGGCTACAGCTAGAccaaggggaagaggaaaaaaaaattagataaaccaCATTTTCCAAATCAACTACTGCTGACATGATGAAAGACACAAGGCATTTGTGATACAGCTCCTCCCCAGCCTTGGAAGCGAACACCtacaagaaatgtatttcttcttgcTCCATTGCTTCAGACTCAGTGATCCTTTATGGGTGAAGAACGGGGATATACCAACTACTTCCTATGTTGGGAAGAGTAAAAGAAATCTATTTCACAAACACATATCCtattactctgtgccaggcccattctattttacaaatattaacacaTCTCATCCTCCCAACAGCCTTATGAGCTAGGTACTATTATCCTTAGTTTATAGATGGGGGAACTGAGCGATAACTAAACTTGCTGCAGGTTACCAGCAAATACCTGGCAGAATCTGGGTTCTAGTCTAAACAGAGTGGTGTGAGCCCATTCTCTTCAGCTGCCTTTGGTGCCTCTCTCAGATAATTTAGGCCCCTAAGCGGTAAGGGCTTGGCGGAGGCTTCTGGGAATAGTTGCTGTCATCCTCCTCTTCATCATCACTGTTATTTCTGCATACGAGCCATTTCTACTCTTCCGAGCAGCTTGCCCCAGGCAGCAAACATCACTTACTGCCCATAAAGTTTATTTATGCCTCACCCTCCTGACCTCGCATGGGCTTTCCACTCTTAAATTCTGTCTGCACGCCCAGgcagccccagcctccagcaccaGGGGCGCGGCCAGGGCATTTACTGAACCAGGGCCGGACCGGTCGGTTCCCTCCCAGCACAGGGGAGCCTCTGATAATGGTCTGGGGAAGGAGATGTCCAAGGCCGGCAGAGGCGTTACAGACTGAAAGGGCAAAGGGCCGAGCCCTCCATTCCAGGCGGACCCGTGAGGTCCCGGCCACAGTATGGAGAACCTTCAATTGGGGAGAAACTGGGGCAGGTGAGTAGGCTTAACACCAAATCTTAACATTTACTTCAACTAccagctcattaaaaaaaaaaagtaaaagagaagaaaaactttgGAGTTACTGTTCCAGGTGACACAGCACTCAGCGGCCTCTGCTCTTACTACCAAACCGCGAGAGCGTAAGCTACGCCGACCGCACCACTCTCTCCGGGACCTGGGTGCTTCCCAGCACGCCTTCCATTCGGCCCGCGGCAGCTTCGGCCTTCCCCGTGGTTCGGCGTTCTCCCACCAGCCGACCCGGGAAAATAGCCCAGCACACACTAAACGGGGAACTCACGGCCGGGCAAGGGAGCTATCCTGGGGGGCCCCCGCACGGTTtgagggtcaggggaggggaCTGTAAAGGAATCACTGCCTTTTAGTTCCGGGACACGAAGAGCGCCAAAACAGCCTGAGTCACCAACCGCTTCCCCTGCCGGAAGCCACTGCCTTGACTTTCTCTTCCAGCTTGAGAGCGGCGTTTCCCGTGAGCCCGCGGGCGCTCGAGGACTACGACTCCCGGCATGCTCCGAGGCCGCTGGGTTAACCCTTCGGGGCCTGCAGCCTCCTCTCAGCGCCCCGCCTCCGTCCTTACCTGGACGCCGCAGGGTAAGTTtttgggagctggagagggacTCTTTCCTTTATTTAAGCTTGATTTAaggtgtgcgtgcgtgcgtgcatgtgagtgtgtgtgtgtgtgtgtgcgcgcgcgtgtgtgatGTATTCTGGGAGGGTGGAATGattatgatttttctaaaatgggaCAATGTTCAGTAATGAGATTCAGACATATTTTTGCAAGTGGGAGACAGACCATCAACTCTCTGAACCCCAGGGTCCAAGTGGAATCACTACTATCTTCCTCGGAATGCTGCCTAaatcctcctttccttctttatcccTGGAACAAAAGTAGCCAGCAGtgcctcccctctcccaaccACCTCTGACTTAGACCCTACCCTGGTGCCCCCAGCAAGGTTTGGGACCGGATGCCAGTGTCAGGGTTTTTATTATTCTCTGGTTGGGGGTAAGTACTCGTGGAGCCCACAGAACCTCCCACATCCTTTTGGattagaaattttaggatttagGCCCTTTGCCTCTCagggcctgcccctcccctcaggtGCCATCACAGATTGAGTCCCTGTAAGTTCAGCAGGCACCCCACCTTTGTCTGACTTGAATGACCATGGGCTTGTGGAAAAGGGTCCCTTCCTTGGAAGTATGGGTGGTGGGTGTTAAACCTGATCCttgtccccaccctcacccttaAGACAACCCTGGGAACAGGAGACAATAGGGGCTGTCACACTCCTCTTTCTGTTACTATTCTTTATCTATATTGTGCACAATTCCAGttctgggctgggagggagggggacagggactGTAAGATTTGGAGGGTCAACTACCCCTGCTCCTCAACCGTGGTCAGAGGGGAGTGGaggagctgctttttttttcacctttcacTGCTCCCAGACCCcgccttttttttaagattttatttttaagtagtctgcacacccagtgtggggcccgaACCCACAACCCGGACAGATCAGAAGTCAcatgttctgactgagccagccaggtgcccctcccaggccccacttTAACAATCCCAGTTCACAAGGCCCCCCTCTCTGCCTCAGCCTTCAAGGATCTAAAGCTGCTTAGAAAAAAGGGCTACTTTATGTCAGGAGGTTGAGGCCTGGAATGCCTGGATCCTCTTCTTTGCTTCACCCGTGTCAGTGTCTGTCATTGGCAAGCATCCTATCCTTACCCCGGAGGTTAACTCCCTCGTTCTGGGCAGATCTCTggcttccttcccctgccccagcaTTTGGGGCCAagtgaacagaagagagaagaccTTGGGGCAGGAGTCCTGAACCATAGGAGTCCAAGGCAGGCCAGCATATCTCTCCTCTATCTCACCCTCCCCACCGCCAActggctccctgcccctgcccccgccccttgACATCCCAGACTCCCTGGCTATTTAAACAGAGATGGGTGCCCCCATCGGCACACTGTCCTTTGGCCACCGGACATCATGCCTCCCAAGAAGGATGTTCCTGTGAAGAAACCTGCAGGACCCTCTATTGCCAAGCCTGCTGCCAAACCAGCAGCAGCGGCGGCCCCTCCAGCCAAGACCAAGGCTGAGCCAGCTCcagctgcccctccagcccctcagAAAACCCAGGAGCCCCCCATCGATCTCTCCAAAGTGGTGGTGAGTCCCGGGAAAGTGAGGAAAGAATTTGGAAGGGATGATACAGGGTGGGAAACAGCCCAGGGGATTGGGGGGTATCTAGAAGACAGGGAATCAGTGAGCACTGGACAGATATTAGAGATTCCTCTTAGTCCCCATTTGGAAGCATCCAGGCTTATGACTCTgctgttcttttttgttctctccctctaaaCTGTAACATGTGTGTGGGTACGTACACACATTCTCACTGACCCCCCTGCTGGAGGCAGGGACCCATGAGATGGGGAACATCTGGGTTCTGAGGAAAGTTTCAAGGTGAAGAGAGGGAGCTGGTGCCTGTGCCTGGCTGACTGTTCAATTCTAAAAGCCACAGCTCTGAACCCCAGGAGGGAAGGCTGAAGAGGACAGACTTGTTAGACAATCACAGCTGGGGGCCAGGGGTAAATTTAGCCTTTGTTCAGCCCCCAGTTATGTGAGGGATGCAGAGCTCAGGGCACTGGAGGGAGGGAAACAGGTGGCATGGGATTAACCCTGTTCCCAGGAAACCCTCCCCCCCATAATTCCTCCTCTTGGGATTCTCCCAAGGTCCAGAGCTGGGAATGGGACTGAGGTGGCTGGGCTCCCAGCCTGGTCTCTttgggcccctccccagaagtgGATGCCAGTTGGTTGGGAGGAGTGCTGGAGAGAGATTGAATGAGCCCTGTCATCCCTCTCACCTGCTCTTTTCTTCCACAGATCGAGTTTAACAAGGACCAGCTGGAGGGTAAGGAGAAGCTGGTCCCTTAAGCCCCACCGTCTAGTCCCAAGCCCCTGGTCAGATCCTCTTTCTATTCCCCTGACTCCAGTCCCAAACTTGAAACCTTCCAAGCTAGTGGTCTTTGTGTCCCCTGTTCTGCCCAGCTCTAGCACATAGCCTCTGAACCTCCTttctgtgtgggggaggggtggtgatGGGAACCCCTGGTCCCAATACCGACCTCTCCTTTTACTTCAGAGTTCAAGGAGGCCTTTGAGCTGTTTGATCGAGTAGGGGATGGCAAGATCCTGTACGGTCAGTGTGGGGACGTGATGAGGGCCCTGGGCCAGAACCCCACCAACGCCGAGGTGCTCAAGGTCCTGGGGAACCCCAAGAGTGATGGTGAGGGGGACGCCTAGAACAATGTGGGTTTTCAGTGCGGTGGTAGAATGGAGGAGGATTGTTGGCAAGGTGACAAAGGATGCTGGGGTGGGTCTCAGGACTTAAAAAACTGTCAAACACGGGGTAGAAAAACAAACTGAATGTTGAACATGATGACAGGCTTCGTGGTAGGGATGGAAGCTGGGTCCAAGGTGACACTACAGtgacctctccctcccctttccaaCCTCTAGAGCTGAAGTCCCGGCGTGTGGACTTTGAGACCTTCCTGCCCATGCTCCAGGCCGTAGCCAAAAACCGGGACCAAGGCACATATGAGGACTACCTGGAGGGGCTTCGGGTGTTTGACAAAGAGGGGAACGGCAAAGTCATGGGAGCAGAGCTCAGACATGTCCTCACCACCCTGGGTGAGGCAGGGGACCAGAACTCCTGTGGgttggagaggagggggtggacCAAGGTTAGCCAAGTAGACAGAGCCAGGGAAGGATTATCGGCCTATAGGTCATGGGCAGGAGACTGAGAAGGTCAGAGCCAAGGGGGCAGAACCTGAAGGGCTTCTTCCTGCAGGAGGTGAAGTGAGGGTAGATGCAGATGCCCCccaaagaacagaggaaaggggATGAGGTGGAAAACCCGATTTTCTGTTGTGGAAGAGACGCTTGTGCTCTGTGATCTGGTAGCTCCTTAACCCTGTGGAATTCACTTTCCTTCTGTCAGAGCTTTTGCCAGGTGCTAATGCAGGTGAAATGGAAAGCAAGATGCAGGGACATATTTGAGGTGTTACCATTACAAGGAGAGGATTCCTTGGGGTTCTGTTGCTATGAGCAAGTTTCCgagggtgggagaagagaaggTACCACCCAGAAGAGAAAGGCCtggttggggtgggagggagggcagggactaAAATGCTATGTCTGGGGCTCAGGAGAAAGGATGACTGAAGAGGAGGTGGAGACTGTTCTAGCAGGACACGAGGACAGCAATGGCTGCATCAACTATGAAGGTGAGGGGCTTGAGGAGCAGAAGGGACAGGGGAGGAGACGAGGCAGAAGGCTCACGGTATGGGTATGTGGGTGGGGACTCCCGGGGGCCTGGACTGGCTAAAATCAGATGGATGATCCAAGGGCCTGCTTCTGAACCCCTCTTGCCTCCTCTCTGCAGCCTTCCTGAAGCACATCCTAAGCGTCTGAGCTCTACAGGTAGggctccccacaccccacctggACAGgcaagtttcctttcctttcctcagcCTGGGCAGAAAAGCAGGGCAGTGCGTTTTCATGTCCTGCTGCGCGCGAGCGACAGGCCTTGGCAACTTTCATCTTTTTCCACAGATGCGGTGGGGTCGGACACCACCCCCCCTTCCCCGGCTGGCGGAAGCACGTTCCTGCCACTAGGAGGCCAcctattgtttcaaaataaagagaCGTTTCCTCTCTAGGCGTCCGACTGTTGCTTTCttcagaggtgggggagggaagggtgggctctcctctccccagtccgATATCCTTCGATCTTCCTGCTGCACAGAGGAGCGGATTCCCTGCGCCCCACACGACCCGCTCCTGCACTTTCTTTTCCCGGGTAGGGCTATGCTAGAGGAAGAAGCAGCGGGCTCCGCCCATCTCATTATTAATGTAGCACTGTTATCTGCATAAAGCCGGGCCAGGACTCCTATTGGCGGGATCAGCTGAGGGTGACGTCATTGAGACGTACTAAGACTAGGGTTGGGCCGGAACCGGAGCCATTACTGCAGGAAAAGGTCCCGCGGAGCGTAGTCGTCAAGATGGTGGGGCCCGGGGCCTGGAACGATGAGCGGGATTTGGGGAGAGAGGCGGGAAGTCGAGGGTAGGGGTTTGCAAAGGGAACCTGAGGGCCTGGAAGGTCGGGGGGTAGGGTTGGAAAGTTTGGGGGTTCTGTACTGTCGGGAAGCGAGTCCTCGACACGGAACTGTAGTTTGTGGCACAGTTTGTGGGACTGGGCTTAGAAGCTTGGGGGATTGGGGTTCAGATGCTGACTgctcctctcttctctgagcAGTGTGATTTCACCGAGGACCAGACTGCGGGTAAGTAATCCCTGACCCCTACTGAGGTCATGTTTAGGGAGAGGGACCCCCGCCTCTAGCACCTACCTCCTAACCCCAACCTGTCATCTCTTCAGCAACCCCAGGGAAGTACTTCCTGGAttcccttctgcctctttctggatcctccattttcttttcacactctttcttcctccccccccttccACTCTAGATCCGAGCCCCAAGCCCCGGGTGAGTTTTAGGTGGTGCGGGTATGTGAAACAACTTGGTCACCTAATGCCTgctgtgtgtggggtgtggggagggcgTATTAAGTTTCCTGTGCTCCTCTGTCCCTtaatctgcttctgcctcttccctcctcctgtgATAACACCCGCCCCCACCCAGCTTGGAATTGTGAAGATTGTAAAAAGCAGTGACCTGGAATTTTGTGAAAATGGGACAGGGGGATTTGCTGAGGGTATTTCATAGCTGTACCCTCTGAAGGTCTCCTTCTGTACAGGAGGGGTGGGAAGTGGCAGGCTGGGATGACCCCAGTCCCAGGCTGCTGCTCTCACTTCCTTATAAGGACAGGACCCAGACAGGGCGGTGGCGAATTCCTGCCCTGACTAGAGTAGTGAGGAGGCTGGGCAGGCTTGCTGTACGCAGAGGAGCCTGTAAATGGACGTTACCATTctgcccagggaggagggaggctaTGTCATTATGTGGGTGGGACACCTGTGCTGGGAGGCAGGGACACTAGGTCCCTCTTAGTGGACTTGGGTGTACAGTGGTACAGATACCTGGTTTCCTCAGCATGATCAAAGTTGAATGGGCAGAAGGGGTTGTGAGGGAGGGTTTTGGTTAACCCCCAAATGCTCAGTGCTGATGTGTATCTGAATCTTCAGAGTTCAAGGAGGCCTTTCAGCTGTTTGACCGAACAGGGGATGGCAAGATCCTGTACAGCCAGTGTGGGGACGTGATGAGGGCCCTGGGCCAGAATCCCACCAACGCCGAGGTGCTCAAGGTCCTGGGGAACCCTAAGAGTGATGGTGAGGGTCCTCATGAACAGTTTCTCAGTGTGGTAATGGGCCTACAGTTCTTCAGCTGAGAGCTTCCCTTTATCTTCATAGGCCCAAAACTCAAGCAGGTTTGTCTCAACTAGCAAATCCCACAGGTTTCTCCTAATTTGAGTGGGAGCCACCAGCTCAGTTGTGGTCCCcgagctcccagctcagtgtggTCCTCTCCTCAGTCCTGAGAACCTGTGTGactttccctccacctcctttATGGCAGAGATGAATGTGAAGGTGTTGGACTTCGAACACTTCCTGCCCATGCTGCAGACGGTGGCCAAGAACAAGGACCAGGGCACCTACGAGGACTATGTTGAAGGTCTTCGGGTGTTTGACAAGGAAGGGAATGGCACCGTCATGGGTGCTGAAATCCGGCACGTTCTTGTCACGCTGGGTAAGGCTCTGCCCTTGCTCCTTGAGCAGAGGTGCCACCTGATACACGCCTGCCACCCAGTTCccaaaatgcttttttccttctctctgcaggtGAGAAGATGACGGAGGAAGAAGTAGAGATGCTGGTGGCAGGGCATGAGGACAGCAATGGTTGTATCAACTATGAAGGTGAGGGATGAATTGGGGCTCTCCTGGAGGAAGCAGCTGTCCAGGCAGGTCACGCCCAGCGGTTTGGGCTCTCCCTGTCCCTGGGCTCCAAAAGAGCCAGGAGGCaaggggcagggcctggccatGGGAATATGACTGGAAGGGAAGGGGTAATGTgtgaggtgggggcgggggggaaggaaTGGCAAGTCAAATAAAGGGAATGTCTGTTCCCCCACCACCTGACCCCTTCACCCCATGTCTGTGTCTTGTCTTCACCATGAATGTCTCTTCCTTCCTGCAGCGTTTGTGAGGCATATCCTGTCGGGGTGACGGGCCCATGGGGCGGGTAcggctcctcccagcctccccttctcTAGTTGCCCCCTCCCCAGTGTTTTTCTGCCTAATGTCTGCTCTCtagcccctgcccttcccctactACCATCTGACTTCCTCCTAGCATGTTTCTGCATGGAGCTGACCGGGGAGGGGAGGGTTCCTCAAAGAGGAAGACAGCCTGGGGGTGTGGTACCTCCTTTTCTCCTAGAATGGGCTCTGAGGTTTTGCTTATAGGGCCCAGGGTGCTGGTGTCTGGGAACTCGCACCAGCCTGTCCCCGTCTTGCTTCAGGGTGATCCTTTGGCCCTGGGGCATAGGTGGTTGGCATGGGGGGGTTGGTTGCCTGCCCCTTTGTGCTGCTGTAGCTGAGTAGTcgtcttcttccttctgctgggcAGCTTGGAGGTACCCTAACCCAAACCTCTGTCTTCTCCTGCCAGTGGCTGACAGTAGCTGTAGGTGTAGTTGAGAACTTTTCTGCCACCTGCTGTGTTCTTGCTGctcagggtggggtggaggggctaACAGCgggtgggaggggagctgggggctgaGAACTAGGCGGCCTCAAGGTGGCCCCTCTGCAAAGCCCAGATTGGTTTCTGCAGGCACGCTCCTATGCTACCTTTGTGGTCCTGTGGTCTCCTAGCCCCTGGTGGACCCCTCCCCGCAGCCCTACTCCCTGGCTCACCCATCTCTCCGATCCACAGAGCTCGTCCGGATGGTGTTGAATGGCTGAGGACATTTGTGGTGTACCCGAGCCCCGTGCCTTCCCCTGTGTGAGACTGCATGTAGCCCTGAAGGCATCCTAGGTCCTCTTGTCACAGCACTGTTGCCAACTTGTCTCTCTTGGATGATATTTGCTGTCAGCATTCACCAAATAAACTTGCTCTGTGCCCTAAGTATGGTTCTGCTTTCCTTCCTGAGCAGGGTGAAGGGGAAGAGAG encodes the following:
- the MYL6 gene encoding myosin light polypeptide 6 isoform X2, which translates into the protein MCDFTEDQTAEFKEAFQLFDRTGDGKILYSQCGDVMRALGQNPTNAEVLKVLGNPKSDEMNVKVLDFEHFLPMLQTVAKNKDQGTYEDYVEGLRVFDKEGNGTVMGAEIRHVLVTLGEKMTEEEVEMLVAGHEDSNGCINYEAFVRHILSG
- the MYL6 gene encoding myosin light polypeptide 6 isoform X1 — translated: MCDFTEDQTAEFKEAFQLFDRTGDGKILYSQCGDVMRALGQNPTNAEVLKVLGNPKSDEMNVKVLDFEHFLPMLQTVAKNKDQGTYEDYVEGLRVFDKEGNGTVMGAEIRHVLVTLGEKMTEEEVEMLVAGHEDSNGCINYEELVRMVLNG
- the MYL6B gene encoding myosin light chain 6B, producing MPPKKDVPVKKPAGPSIAKPAAKPAAAAAPPAKTKAEPAPAAPPAPQKTQEPPIDLSKVVIEFNKDQLEEFKEAFELFDRVGDGKILYGQCGDVMRALGQNPTNAEVLKVLGNPKSDELKSRRVDFETFLPMLQAVAKNRDQGTYEDYLEGLRVFDKEGNGKVMGAELRHVLTTLGERMTEEEVETVLAGHEDSNGCINYEAFLKHILSV